The sequence ATCTATCGCCTTGACTTGAGCAGCGAAAGCTATATTTCATACGACGCCGGTCAAGGCGCACCTTTCGGTCTTTCCTGTAACAGCATCACAGCCCTGGTCATAGACCCGTGGAAACGGTTGTGGGCAGCCACTTACGGCGGCGGGTTGAACTTTTATGACGGAGGACGGTGGTACGCATACCGCGGCGGGACAACGGGCATGGACGACAATCTTTTCACCGTTTACATCGATGCGCATAAACGTCTTTATATCGGCAGCGAAGGGGGAGGAATGTACGTAGCAGATTTAGTGAGCTTTCAGCCGGATCGCCCTGCTTTTAAGCAAATTATTCATGATCCCAACGATCCCGACGGCCTCTCTTCGAATAATGTCCGCTCCGTGTTTCGCGACAAGCGCGGCAATTTATGGATAGGATGCTTCCGCGCCGGTGTGAACCTCCAACCGGCACATCGTAAACCGTTCGAGGGCTTTGCTTTCGAGCGCAGCAACCCGAAAAGCTTGGGAAATAATCTGGTAAATGTGATTTTTGAAGACAGCCGCGGTAACATGTGGATCGGAACCGACGGCGGCGGCTTGAATCGGTTCGACCCGTTTACCAAAGAGTTTACCGCCTTCCGTCACAAGCCGAATCAACCGCATTCTTTGATCCACGATCACGTTTTGTCGATCATAGAGTTGGACAAAGACCTATGGATCGGCACTTGGGGCGGGTTGGCCCGTTTCGATCCTTTTTCCGGCAGATTCGATAATTACTGCCATCGCAATGCAAAAGAGCTGGCCCTGAATAATATTTTTCATCTTTTCAGTGATTTCCACGGCAAGATTTGGATCTGTTCATACAACGGTCTGGAAACCTTTGACCCAAAGGGCGGCCGATATCAAACCATCAGTTCCGCCGATAAGCCGATACTTGCTTCAAATTGGGTCTATACCGGAATGCAGGACCGTCGGGGCAACCTTTGGATCGGCACCCGAGAAGGCTTGTATCGGTTGAAGCGCGGAGATTGGGCAACCGGCACTATTCGGTTCGATTCTTTTCTGCATCACCAATATGACCTTCAACGGCCTCGCCCGCAGCTGGTGCAGGAGATTTTTGAAACGCGGGACGGCAGCCTTTATGTGGGCACTATGGATGGTCTCTATCAATATTTTGCCGAGCAGGATAGTTTTATCCGCGACCATCGTGCCGATGAGGCCGGTATTGTCGGTATTGTCGGCATCCTCGAGGACGATCATCAGTCGCTGTGGCTCGCTACGATCAACGGTTTATTCCGATACGAGCGCACGGGAGAGATCAGACGATTCGATCGGGAAGACGGTCTGCAAAGCAATCAATTGACGCCTGCAGTCTGCAAAAGCGCGTCAGGCTATTTGTATTTCGGCAGCATCAATGGATTCAATCGCTTTTTGCCGAATTCCGTTGTCCGCGATGCAGTGCCGCCGGACGTCGTCTTGAGCGATTTCTTTCTTTTTAATCATTCCGTTCCTTGGCAGCATGTGGCGGGCAGATACGACGAGCACCACAACCTAGTCTTGACCATTAAACCTCATCAGAACGCTTTTGCTTTCGAATTTGCCGCTTTGGATTTCGCTTATCCGCAACAATGCCGCTATGCCTACCAAATGGAGGGATTGGATGACGAATGGTACTTTTGTGATGCTTCTCATCGGCTTGCAGTCTACCGAAACCTTCCCGCGGGCCGTTACACCTTTCGGGTACGGGCCGCCAATGGGGACGGCGCGTGGAATCTCGACGGCGTTAAAGTAACGCTTCAAGTTTTGCCGCCGTTCTGGAAAAGCAATTGGGCATTGTTGCTTTATCTTGCTGCCGCCTCTTCGATTCTTTGGTTTCTCAAAACCATCATTACTACCAAAGCTCACTATGATGCAGCTTTGCGGCTCGATGAGTTCAAACTGAATTTTTTTACCTATCTTTCGCACGAATTTCGAACACCCTTGACTCTGGTGCTCGGGCCAACGACTGAATTGCTGCGGAAGGGCAACCGACTGCCGGCAGGCAAGCGGAAATTTTATGAAAAGATCATCACGCGGAATACTGAACGTCTCCGTAAACTGATCGACCAGGTCCTGGACCTCCAGCGAATGCAGGAAGAGCCGATTCGCCTGACTGAGGCGGTCGTCGAACTGCGCAGTTTCATTTCTCGCATAGTCGAATCTTTTTCTTTTTTTGCCGAATCGCGCAAGATAAACCTTACTTTTTCTTGTGAAGAAAAAGAGCTGATTACCATCGCTGATGCGGACAAATTGGAGCAAATTATCGGCAATCTGCTGTCGAATGCGCTCAAATACACGGAAGCCAGGGGTTATGTAAAGGTCACCCTATCACGAAGAAATTCATTA comes from candidate division KSB1 bacterium and encodes:
- a CDS encoding ATP-binding protein, which translates into the protein MRIIRQDECGYIWLGTDYGLNQFDGYRFKKYFLNAPEFNDNIIQDIYPDSRGRLWVGTRNGSLYLYDRLSDRFHYFRRRGSQEKRMESVFCLAERLDGRLWVGSVNGLEIFDPESRSFSLHPLWKRITETAHPVVAALAQDDNILWVGTENHGIYRLDLSSESYISYDAGQGAPFGLSCNSITALVIDPWKRLWAATYGGGLNFYDGGRWYAYRGGTTGMDDNLFTVYIDAHKRLYIGSEGGGMYVADLVSFQPDRPAFKQIIHDPNDPDGLSSNNVRSVFRDKRGNLWIGCFRAGVNLQPAHRKPFEGFAFERSNPKSLGNNLVNVIFEDSRGNMWIGTDGGGLNRFDPFTKEFTAFRHKPNQPHSLIHDHVLSIIELDKDLWIGTWGGLARFDPFSGRFDNYCHRNAKELALNNIFHLFSDFHGKIWICSYNGLETFDPKGGRYQTISSADKPILASNWVYTGMQDRRGNLWIGTREGLYRLKRGDWATGTIRFDSFLHHQYDLQRPRPQLVQEIFETRDGSLYVGTMDGLYQYFAEQDSFIRDHRADEAGIVGIVGILEDDHQSLWLATINGLFRYERTGEIRRFDREDGLQSNQLTPAVCKSASGYLYFGSINGFNRFLPNSVVRDAVPPDVVLSDFFLFNHSVPWQHVAGRYDEHHNLVLTIKPHQNAFAFEFAALDFAYPQQCRYAYQMEGLDDEWYFCDASHRLAVYRNLPAGRYTFRVRAANGDGAWNLDGVKVTLQVLPPFWKSNWALLLYLAAASSILWFLKTIITTKAHYDAALRLDEFKLNFFTYLSHEFRTPLTLVLGPTTELLRKGNRLPAGKRKFYEKIITRNTERLRKLIDQVLDLQRMQEEPIRLTEAVVELRSFISRIVESFSFFAESRKINLTFSCEEKELITIADADKLEQIIGNLLSNALKYTEARGYVKVTLSRRNSLERLRRWKTVTTSGKPTSFAEISVADTGIGIFGSDLPHIFEKFYRGKNQKLIVGGTGIGLALAKQYAELHGGSLRVDSQEGKGSVFT